Proteins encoded together in one Kutzneria kofuensis window:
- a CDS encoding helix-turn-helix transcriptional regulator — MVKPTRVTNSIRALRFARGEMTQAELADRIGVTRQTVIAIEQGRYSPSLEMAFQIARVFEVPLDNVFQYPEGDSS, encoded by the coding sequence GTGGTGAAGCCGACGAGGGTGACGAATTCGATCCGGGCGCTGCGCTTCGCCAGGGGCGAGATGACGCAGGCGGAACTGGCCGACCGGATCGGCGTCACGAGGCAGACGGTGATCGCGATCGAGCAGGGCAGGTACTCGCCGTCGCTGGAGATGGCGTTCCAGATCGCCCGCGTGTTCGAGGTCCCGCTCGACAACGTTTTCCAGTACCCGGAAGGAGATTCCTCATGA